In the Hordeum vulgare subsp. vulgare chromosome 7H, MorexV3_pseudomolecules_assembly, whole genome shotgun sequence genome, one interval contains:
- the LOC123412489 gene encoding protein DETOXIFICATION 49-like yields MCHCSEQQARCVHEGLLQPPVLHDRPKKARGGGGGSASAEVTSIVRLAVPMVGAGLLMYARSLVSMIFLGRLGRLPLAGGSLALGFANITGYSVLSGLAAGMEPVCGQAFGAGRMSVLGAALRRTVSLLLAASIPISLLWVAMYHVLVATGQDPDVAAAAYDFIICSLPDLLVQSFLHPIRVYLRAQAITLPVTYAAAAALLLHVPINCILVQGLRVGIRGVALGAVCANLNFLLFLITYMHFLGLTHDNGGSTGKDGACLSPKEEPALEWGRLVRLSVHSCMSVCLEWWWYEIMVMLCGVLADPKAAVAAMGILIQTTSLMYIFPHSLGCAVSTRVGHELGAGRPERARLAARVGLACGAALGLVACAFAASVRGVWARMFTQDAAILRLASAALPILGAAELGNCPQTAGCGVLRGSARPGNAARINVSAFYGVGMPAALALAFWPARLDFWGMWAGMLAAQLVCAALMLRAVQRTDWKDQAVRARELTGAEADGDVKSCHADADSLMEEGNSLLVVTVLS; encoded by the coding sequence ATGTGCCATTGCTCCGAGCAGCAAGCACGATGCGTCCACGAGGGTCTGCTCCAGCCACCCGTGCTGCATGACCGGCCAAAgaaagcgcgaggcggcggcggcggcagcgcgaGTGCCGAGGTGACCTCCATCGTGCGGCTCGCCGTGCCGATGGTCGGCGCGGGGCTGCTCATGTACGCGCGCTCCCTAGTTTCCATGATCTTTCTTGGCCGGCTCGGCCGCCTGCCACTCGCCGGCGGCTCCCTCGCGCTTGGCTTCGCCAACATCACCGGCTACTCCGTGCTCTCTGGGCTGGCCGCCGGTATGGAGCCGGTGTGCGGCCAGGCGTTCGGTGCGGGCCGCATGTCTGTCCTCGGCGCGGCGCTACGCCGCACCGTCTCGCTGCTTCTGGCCGCGTCCATCCCCATCAGCCTGCTCTGGGTCGCCATGTACCACGTCCTCGTCGCCACTGGGCAGGACCCCGACGTTGCAGCTGCCGCTTACGACTTCATCATATGCTCCCTCCCTGACCTCCTCGTGCAGTCCTTCCTCCACCCGATCCGCGTGTACCTCCGCGCGCAGGCCATCACGCTCCCGGTCACGTACGCAGCCGCAGCTGCGCTCCTGCTCCACGTTCCCATCAACTGCATCCTTGTGCAGGGCCTACGCGTCGGTATCCGCGGCGTCGCCCTCGGAGCCGTCTGCGCCAACCTAAACTTCTTGCTGTTCCTCATAACCTACATGCACTTCCTCGGGCTAACGCATGACAATGGCGGCAGCACTGGCAAAGATGGCGCGTGTTTGTCACCGAAGGAGGAACCTGCTCTGGAATGGGGCCGCTTGGTGAGGCTCTCCGTTCACAGCTGCATGTCGGTATGCCTGGAGTGGTGGTGGTACGAGATCATGGTCATGCTCTGCGGCGTGCTCGCCGATCCGAAAGCGGCGGTGGCAGCTATGGGAATACTCATACAGACCACGTCACTGATGTACATCTTCCCGCATTCGCTCGGGTGCGCCGTGTCCACGCGCGTCGGGCATGAGCTCGGCGCGGGGCGGCCGGAGCGTGCACGCCTTGCGGCACGTGTCGGCCTCGCCTGCGGCGCCGCGCTGGGCCTCGTGGCATGCGCATTCGCGGCGTCCGTGAGGGGTGTATGGGCGCGGATGTTCACCCAAGACGCGGCCATCCTACGGCTGGCGTCCGCGGCGCTCCCCATTCTCGGCGCGGCCGAACTGGGCAACTGCCCGCAGACAGCGGGTTGTGGCGTGCTCCGCGGCAGCGCGCGGCCGGGAAATGCCGCGAGGATCAACGTCTCAGCCTTCTATGGCGTTGGCATGCCGGCCGCTCTGGCGCTGGCGTTCTGGCCGGCACGGCTCGACTTCTGGGGCATGTGGGCCGGTATGCTGGCGGCGCAACTGGTGTGCGCGGCCCTGATGCTGCGAGCGGTGCAGCGCACGGACTGGAAAGATCAGGCCGTTCGCGCGCGCGAGCTGACCGGTGCGGAGGCCGATGGCGACGTCAAAAGCTGCCATGCAGACGCAGACAGTCTGATGGAGGAGGGCAACAGCTTGCTCGTGGTGACTGTGCTAAGTTGA